From the Prunus dulcis chromosome 4, ALMONDv2, whole genome shotgun sequence genome, one window contains:
- the LOC117625804 gene encoding zinc transporter 1-like, translating to MRKLTSSHTLLLLLLLLFVPILVSAECTCSKETQHHDKVKVLKFKLVAISSILIASVLGVSLPMLGKKIPTLRPENDIFFMIKAFAAGVILATGFIHILPEAFDSLTSPCLSQTPWGNFPFTGFIAMLSAIGTMMIDTFATSYYRRSHFTKALPVKEDEEMHGVHEGHVHVHTHATHGHAHGSSAILPEDSASSFELIRHRVISQVLELGIVVHSVIIGISLGASQSPRTIKPLVAALTFHQFFEGMGLGGCISQAKFKSRAIATMVLFFSLTTPIGIGVGMGISNIYNESSPTALIVEGVFNSASAGILIYMSLVDLLAADFMNPRMQGNLRIQLGANISLLLGSGCMSLLAKWA from the exons ATGAGAAAGCTCACTTCATCTcacactcttcttcttcttcttcttcttctgtttgtCCCCATTTTGGTTTCTGCAGAATGCACATGTAGCAAAGAAACCCAACACCATGACAAGGTCAAGGTTCTCAAGTTCAAGCTAGTTGCAATAAGTTCAATCCTCATAGCCAGTGTGCTTGGTGTCTCTCTCCCAATGTTGGGCAAGAAAATCCCAACTCTGCGCCCCGAAAACGATATCTTCTTCATGATCAAAGCCTTTGCTGCTGGCGTGATTCTAGCAACAGGGTTCATCCATATCTTGCCTGAAGCATTTGACAGCTTGACAAGCCCCTGCCTCAGCCAAACACCATGGGGGAATTTCCCATTTACCGGCTTCATTGCAATGCTTTCGGCTATTGGGACGATGATGATCGATACCTTTGCCACCAGTTATTACAGAAGGTCACATTTCACTAAAGCACTGCCAGTGAAAGAGGATGAGGAGATGCATGGGGTGCATGAGGGTCATGTGCATGTTCATACTCATGCCACACATGGTCATGCCCATGGATCCAGTGCAATTTTACCGGAGGACTCAGCTTCATCTTTCGAGCTCATTAGGCATCGAGTGATATCACAG GTTCTGGAGCTTGGGATTGTGGTTCATTCAGTCATCATTGGGATATCTTTAGGTGCCTCTCAGAGTCCCAGAACAATCAAACCTCTGGTAGCAGCTTTGACTTTCCATCAATTTTTTGAAGGCATGGGCCTTGGTGGCTGCATCTCTCAG GCCAAATTCAAGTCCAGGGCTATTGCAACCATGGTGCTTTTCTTCTCCCTCACCACCCCAATTGGAATTGGTGTTGGAATGGGAATATCAAACATTTACAATGAGAGCAGCCCAACTGCTCTGATTGTGGAGGGGGTTTTCAACTCTGCTTCAGCTGGGATTCTAATATACATGTCTCTGGTTGACCTTCTAGCAGCAGATTTCATGAACCCTAGAATGCAAGGCAATTTAAGGATCCAGCTTGGGGCTAATATTTCACTTCTTTTGGGTTCTGGCTGTATGTCACTCTTGGCAAAATGGGCCTAA